Proteins from a single region of Acidobacteriota bacterium:
- a CDS encoding secretin N-terminal domain-containing protein: MNRSRCLISMGLLLALTLGGCTSHRSSRSAEIASEVGDWDEAVVQYMRAVEEDPGNIRHRSALLRAKIKASQMHFERAKKYQDAEVWERALVELQEAVALDPTNQYAEAELLNVREILEAAAAGRGPQSLAALKRKNSGSRPQPPVLDPRSDEPISLNFPDPTSIFKIYRALGKAFGINVLFDPNLKDTEIPIELEEVTAQSALETLMRAAGHFYKVQDEHTIIIAADTPQNRRTYEDLVIQTFFLSNSEVKDMMTILRSLVDAKKIATNEQLNAIILRDTADKVKVAERIIEANDKAKAEVVIDVELMQLDTTSLRDLGVSLDPYSITQSLDTGTENNVLRFSDIEFLNQNNWTLNIPSIIYRFIKQSSSAQLLARPQLRITEGEKARLVIGDRVPVPVTTFNTANTVGGNIVPITSFQYQEVGITIEIEPRVHHNKEVTLKVRVEVSNINGFIEGSGGQQQPRIGTRTIDSVIRLQDGETNFLAGLLRTDESSNESGVPGLSDIPVLGQLFKSRRADRNRTDVILTLTPHIVRNAEITEDDLLPIWVGTESNITFRGGSPRVESNVDGPFDDGSTPEELQEMMRRRIQRLPRGLREGQQPETKEPLPQGIDLVPSPGFPGQNPVDDEEEEDGPVPFRPEIDPFRGQANLLDGSAEVVTTSMLAEASDSASGNAASGASEVRLWLAPRWLTVLPGDVFEVRVQAEAARPISHLPLALSFDSEVLALEKIEAGDFLGGASEAEVLADSSQAGRVVIGASRLGAVPGVEGQGTVARLTFRALGEGPAWVDFLDAEAMDPQLAPLATRVTGKARIDVDAEAEVPPRRDPEFRERPRP; encoded by the coding sequence ATGAACCGTTCCCGCTGTTTGATTTCCATGGGGCTGTTATTGGCTCTCACCCTGGGCGGCTGCACCAGCCACCGCAGCTCGCGGTCGGCGGAGATCGCCTCCGAGGTCGGCGACTGGGACGAGGCCGTGGTGCAGTACATGCGGGCCGTCGAGGAAGACCCCGGCAACATCCGCCACCGCTCGGCGCTGCTGCGCGCCAAGATCAAGGCCTCCCAGATGCACTTCGAGCGCGCCAAGAAGTACCAGGACGCGGAGGTCTGGGAGCGCGCCCTGGTGGAGCTGCAGGAGGCGGTGGCCCTCGATCCCACCAATCAGTACGCCGAGGCCGAGCTGCTCAACGTGCGCGAGATCTTGGAGGCCGCGGCGGCCGGCCGCGGGCCGCAGTCGTTGGCCGCCCTGAAGCGCAAGAACAGCGGCAGCCGGCCTCAGCCGCCGGTGCTCGATCCACGCTCCGACGAGCCGATCTCCCTCAACTTCCCGGACCCGACGTCGATCTTCAAGATCTATCGCGCCCTCGGCAAGGCCTTCGGCATCAACGTGCTGTTCGACCCCAACCTCAAGGACACGGAGATCCCCATCGAGCTCGAGGAGGTAACCGCCCAGAGCGCCCTCGAAACTCTGATGCGGGCCGCCGGTCACTTCTACAAGGTGCAGGACGAGCACACCATCATCATCGCCGCCGACACGCCGCAGAACCGGCGCACCTACGAGGATCTCGTCATCCAGACCTTCTTCCTCTCGAACTCCGAGGTGAAGGACATGATGACCATCCTGCGTAGCCTGGTGGACGCCAAGAAGATCGCCACCAACGAACAGCTCAACGCCATCATCCTGCGCGACACGGCGGACAAGGTGAAGGTCGCCGAGCGCATCATCGAGGCCAATGACAAGGCCAAGGCGGAAGTGGTGATCGATGTCGAGCTGATGCAGCTCGACACCACCTCGCTGCGCGATCTCGGAGTCTCCCTCGATCCCTACTCGATCACCCAGAGTCTCGATACCGGCACCGAGAACAACGTGCTGCGCTTCTCGGACATCGAGTTCCTCAACCAGAACAACTGGACCCTCAACATCCCGAGCATCATCTACCGCTTCATCAAGCAGAGCTCGAGCGCCCAGCTTCTCGCCCGGCCCCAGCTCCGCATCACCGAAGGGGAGAAGGCTCGGCTGGTGATCGGTGATCGGGTGCCGGTGCCGGTGACGACCTTCAATACCGCCAACACGGTGGGTGGCAACATCGTGCCGATCACCTCCTTCCAGTACCAGGAGGTCGGCATCACCATCGAGATCGAGCCGCGGGTGCACCACAACAAGGAGGTCACCCTCAAGGTGCGGGTCGAGGTGAGCAACATCAACGGCTTCATCGAGGGCTCCGGCGGCCAGCAGCAGCCGCGTATCGGGACCCGTACCATCGATTCGGTGATTCGCTTGCAGGACGGCGAAACCAACTTCCTCGCCGGGCTGCTGCGCACCGACGAGAGCTCGAACGAGTCCGGCGTGCCGGGGCTGTCGGACATCCCGGTGCTCGGCCAGCTATTCAAGAGTCGCCGTGCCGACCGCAATCGCACCGACGTCATCTTGACCTTGACGCCGCACATCGTGCGCAACGCCGAGATCACCGAGGACGACCTGCTGCCGATCTGGGTCGGAACCGAGTCCAACATCACCTTCCGCGGCGGCAGTCCGCGGGTCGAGTCGAACGTCGATGGACCCTTCGACGACGGCAGCACGCCGGAGGAGCTCCAGGAGATGATGCGGCGCCGCATTCAGCGTCTGCCGCGCGGTCTGCGCGAGGGCCAGCAGCCGGAGACCAAGGAGCCGCTGCCGCAGGGCATCGACCTGGTGCCGTCGCCGGGCTTCCCGGGCCAGAACCCGGTGGACGACGAAGAGGAAGAGGACGGCCCGGTGCCCTTCCGGCCGGAGATCGATCCCTTCCGCGGTCAGGCCAACCTGCTCGACGGCTCCGCCGAGGTGGTGACGACGTCGATGCTGGCGGAGGCCTCCGACAGCGCTAGCGGCAACGCCGCCAGCGGTGCGTCGGAGGTCCGCCTCTGGCTGGCGCCGCGCTGGCTGACGGTGTTGCCGGGCGACGTCTTCGAGGTGCGGGTGCAGGCCGAGGCGGCGCGCCCGATCTCACACCTGCCCCTCGCCCTGTCCTTCGACTCGGAAGTGCTCGCCCTCGAGAAGATCGAGGCCGGTGACTTCCTCGGCGGAGCCAGCGAGGCGGAGGTGCTGGCCGACTCCTCGCAGGCCGGTCGGGTGGTGATCGGGGCCAGTCGGCTGGGCGCCGTTCCGGGCGTCGAAGGCCAGGGCACGGTGGCTCGCCTGACCTTCCGCGCGCTCGGCGAGGGTCCCGCCTGGGTGGACTTTCTCGATGCCGAGGCGATGGACCCGCAGCTCGCTCCGCTGGCGACCCGGGTGACCGGCAAGGCGCGTATCGATGTCGACGCCGAGGCCGAGGTACCGCCGCGCCGCGATCCGGAATTTCGCGAACGGCCGCGCCCTTGA
- a CDS encoding type II secretion system protein, whose protein sequence is MRQRRQASGFSFVELIIVVALMAILASVTLPTVKFTEKRLKEMELRGHLREMRGAIDEYKRYSDSGFIPIDLGTDGYPKELEVLIEGIEIVGQIDTQIRFLRRIPIDPMTGEEEWGLRSYQDDVDASSWGGENVYDVYSLSEGVGLNGIPYSEW, encoded by the coding sequence ATGCGACAGCGGCGGCAGGCGAGCGGTTTCTCCTTCGTGGAGCTGATCATCGTGGTAGCGCTGATGGCGATTCTCGCCAGCGTCACCCTGCCGACGGTCAAGTTCACCGAAAAGCGCCTCAAGGAGATGGAGCTGCGCGGTCACCTGCGCGAGATGCGGGGTGCCATCGACGAGTACAAGCGCTACAGCGACAGCGGCTTCATTCCCATCGACCTGGGGACGGACGGCTATCCCAAGGAGCTCGAGGTGCTCATCGAGGGCATCGAGATCGTCGGCCAGATCGACACCCAGATCCGCTTCCTGCGCCGCATTCCGATCGACCCCATGACCGGCGAAGAGGAGTGGGGCCTACGCAGCTATCAGGACGACGTCGACGCCTCTTCGTGGGGCGGCGAGAACGTCTACGACGTCTACTCCTTGTCCGAAGGGGTCGGCTTGAACGGCATTCCCTACAGCGAGTGGTAG
- a CDS encoding prepilin-type N-terminal cleavage/methylation domain-containing protein — translation MRRAHGRVRTVAAGSRSQRGFTLLELIIVVAIIGILAAIAMPALRDTPRKANEAVLRTNLHSIRDVLDQYRGDKGYFPSTLEVLVEDGYFREVPTDPITKSVETWELLYEEADPDFEPAETEVGEDGGPGIYDVRSGSTEIALDGTPYNEW, via the coding sequence ATGAGACGGGCACACGGACGAGTTCGCACGGTGGCGGCGGGAAGCCGCTCACAGCGGGGCTTCACCCTGCTCGAGTTGATCATCGTGGTGGCGATCATCGGGATTCTGGCGGCGATCGCCATGCCCGCTCTGCGCGACACGCCGCGCAAGGCCAACGAGGCGGTGTTGCGCACCAATCTGCACAGCATTCGGGATGTGCTCGACCAGTACCGCGGCGACAAGGGCTACTTTCCTTCGACCCTCGAAGTGCTGGTCGAAGACGGCTACTTCCGGGAAGTGCCGACCGATCCGATCACCAAGAGCGTCGAGACCTGGGAGCTGCTCTACGAAGAGGCCGATCCCGACTTCGAGCCGGCCGAAACGGAGGTCGGTGAGGACGGCGGCCCGGGAATCTACGACGTGCGCTCGGGCTCCACCGAGATCGCCCTCGATGGGACGCCCTACAACGAATGGTGA
- a CDS encoding type II secretion system protein encodes MRGRLARRRGTGLDRRWRGQRGYNLALLVVAVTVLNILLAAALPQWSYRIKKDKEEELRSRGLQYAEAIRIFRMRYSREPTALKELVEIKPRSIRQLWKDPMTEGGEWGLIFSRGGGGQVVAGEGNAPALVPNPSVPGQTSPTAGFGSESNDPRTKQVTVGPILGVYSLSEDEALSSFFGKTRYKEWQFTADLMQRQGLAGNTAGGNAGQTLPRLEIRTLGRPFIPELQSQMMLPPMNIAPNVGGQPGQPGQPGQPGQGILPGGNAGNPRPGLNPGGNVGGNPGGNPGFVPGGNPGGPRPGFNPGGNPSGPRPIQPRPGNPTPGNPETGNPNTGGNPGGQPGGNPSGPGFDPTVPQNLSRSVFRPPPTS; translated from the coding sequence ATGCGCGGCCGCCTGGCCCGCCGCCGGGGAACCGGCCTCGACCGCCGCTGGCGCGGCCAGAGGGGCTACAACCTGGCCCTGCTGGTGGTCGCCGTGACGGTGCTCAACATCCTGCTGGCGGCGGCGCTGCCGCAGTGGAGCTACCGCATCAAGAAGGACAAGGAAGAGGAGCTGCGCAGCCGCGGCTTGCAGTATGCCGAGGCGATTCGAATCTTCCGCATGCGCTACTCGCGCGAGCCCACGGCCCTCAAGGAGCTGGTCGAGATCAAGCCGCGCTCGATCCGCCAGCTATGGAAGGATCCGATGACCGAAGGGGGCGAGTGGGGATTGATCTTCTCCCGCGGCGGTGGTGGCCAGGTGGTCGCCGGCGAGGGCAACGCTCCCGCCTTGGTGCCCAATCCTTCCGTCCCTGGGCAGACCAGCCCGACGGCGGGTTTCGGCAGCGAGAGCAACGATCCGCGGACGAAGCAGGTCACCGTGGGCCCGATTCTGGGGGTCTACAGCCTGAGTGAGGACGAAGCTCTGTCGAGCTTCTTCGGCAAGACCCGCTACAAGGAATGGCAGTTCACCGCCGACCTGATGCAGCGACAAGGGTTGGCCGGAAATACCGCCGGCGGCAACGCCGGCCAGACCCTACCGCGACTCGAGATTCGGACCCTCGGCCGTCCCTTCATCCCGGAGCTGCAGAGCCAGATGATGCTGCCGCCGATGAATATCGCGCCAAATGTCGGCGGCCAACCGGGCCAGCCGGGGCAACCCGGTCAGCCGGGCCAGGGGATCCTTCCCGGAGGCAATGCCGGTAACCCTCGTCCGGGCCTCAATCCCGGCGGTAACGTCGGCGGTAATCCCGGCGGCAATCCCGGCTTCGTTCCCGGTGGCAATCCCGGTGGTCCGCGACCCGGGTTCAATCCCGGCGGCAATCCTTCGGGGCCGCGTCCGATTCAGCCGCGGCCGGGCAACCCCACGCCGGGCAACCCTGAAACCGGCAATCCCAACACCGGCGGCAATCCCGGCGGTCAGCCGGGCGGCAACCCGTCCGGCCCGGGTTTCGACCCGACGGTGCCGCAGAACCTGTCGCGCTCCGTCTTCCGGCCACCACCGACATCGTGA
- the dut gene encoding dUTP diphosphatase, with translation MTAPLTVRVVTLGGQPVPERASAGAAGFDLRAAEDVTLAPGERRLVPTGIRLEIPPGWEAQVRPRSGLAWKQGLTVLNGPGTIDSDFRGEVGVILIHLGASVVTLKAGDRIAQLVFAAVPEVDWRVVDELENSDRGRGGFGSTG, from the coding sequence GTGACCGCGCCGCTGACAGTTCGCGTCGTCACCCTCGGCGGTCAGCCGGTGCCGGAGCGAGCCTCCGCCGGCGCCGCCGGATTCGATCTGCGGGCTGCCGAGGACGTCACCCTCGCGCCAGGAGAGCGCCGGCTCGTACCCACCGGCATTCGCCTCGAGATTCCTCCGGGCTGGGAGGCGCAGGTGCGACCGCGCAGCGGCCTGGCCTGGAAGCAAGGGCTGACGGTGCTCAATGGGCCGGGGACGATCGATAGTGACTTTCGGGGTGAGGTCGGGGTGATCCTGATCCACCTCGGTGCGTCCGTCGTCACCTTGAAAGCCGGCGATCGCATTGCTCAACTGGTCTTCGCGGCGGTGCCGGAGGTCGACTGGCGAGTGGTCGACGAGCTCGAGAACAGCGATCGCGGCCGCGGCGGATTCGGCTCCACCGGCTAG